CTCGCGCGCGCTCGAGGCCACCGGCGCGATCAGCGACGACGGCATCATCGACCCGCGCGACACGCGCACGGTGCTCGGCATCTGCCTCTCGGTCGTGCGCAACCAGCCGATCGAGGGCGCGCGGGGCTACGGAGTGTTCCGGCTGTGAGCTTCGAGACGCTGCTGGTCGCGAACCGCGGCGAGATCGCCCGCCGCATCCTGCGCAGCGCCCACGCGCTCGGGCTGCGCACGGTGGCGGTCTACACCGACGCCGACGCGCGGGCGCCCTTCGTGCGCGAGGCCACGGAGGCCGTCTGCCTGCCGGGCGGCTCCTACCTCGACGGCAAGGCGATCCTCGAGGCCGCGCGCACGAGCGGGGCCGGCGCGATCCACCCGGGCTACGGCTTCCTCTCCGAGAACGCGGGCTTCGCCGCCGACGTCCTCGCCCGCGGCCTCACCTGGGTGGGCCCCGGGCCGGCCGCGATCGAGCGCATGGGCGACAAGCTCGCGGCCAAGGCGCTCGCCGAGGAGCTCGGCGTGCCGACGCTCCCGAGCGCCACCGATCCCGCCGAGGCCGGCCGGATCGGCTACCCGCTGCTCGTGAAGGCCGCGGCCGGCGGCGGCGGCAAGGGCATGCGCGTCGTCAGCGCGCCCGCGGAGCTCGCCGAGGCGGTCGCCGCCGCCCGGCGCGAGGCGCAGAGCGGCTTCGGCGACGAGCGCGTCTTCCTCGAGCGCTACGTGCCGCGCTGCCGGCACGTGGAGATCCAAATTCTCGGCGACCGCCACGGGAACCTCGTACACCTCGGCGAGCGCGAGTGCTCGATCCAGCGCCGCCACCAGAAGATCCTCGAGGAGTGCCCCTCGCCGCGCGTCGACGCGGCGCTGCGCCGCGCGCTCGGCGAGGCGGCGCTCGCCCTCGCGCGGGCGCTCGCCTACGAGTCGGCCGGCACCGTCGAGTTCCTGCTCGACGACGCGAGCGGCCGCTTCTACTTCCTCGAGGTGAACACGCGCCTCCAGGTCGAGCACCCGGTGACGGAGGCCGTCACCGGGATCGACCTCGTGCGCGAGCAGCTCCGGATCGCGGCGGGCCATCCGCTCGGCTTCGCGCAGGACGACCTGCGCTTCGCCGGGGCGGCCATCGAGGCGCGGCTCTACGCCGAGAGCCCGGCGGCGGACTTCCTCCCCGCCACCGGCACGCTCCACGCCTTCGAGCCGGCAGCCGCGCCCGCCGTGCGCTGGGACTCGGGCGTCGAGAGCGGCTCGGTGATCGGCACCCGCTTCGACCCGATGCTCGCCAAGGTGATCGCGCACGCGCCGACCCGCGCCGAGGCGGCCGCCCGCCTCGCGCTCGCGCTCGAGCGCACGCACCTGGCGGGCGTCACCACCAACCGCGACTTCCTGGTCGCCGCGCTGCGCACGCCCGCGTTCGGGGCCGGCGACACCACCACCGACTTCATCGAGCGCGTGGACCCGCCGCGCCAGCGCGTGCTCGGCGAGGACGAGCTCGCGCGCGCGGGGGCGGCCGCCGCGCTCTGGCTCCAGGGCGCGAACCGCGCGGAGGCGCCCGTCCTCGCCGCGGCGCCGAGCGGCTGGCGCAACGCGCGCCTGCCGGACCCCTGGGTGGTGCTGCTCCACGAGGGCCGCGAGCACCGCGTCTCCTACCGCGCGCTGCGCGACGGGAGCTTCCGG
The sequence above is drawn from the Deltaproteobacteria bacterium genome and encodes:
- a CDS encoding ATP-grasp domain-containing protein, coding for MSFETLLVANRGEIARRILRSAHALGLRTVAVYTDADARAPFVREATEAVCLPGGSYLDGKAILEAARTSGAGAIHPGYGFLSENAGFAADVLARGLTWVGPGPAAIERMGDKLAAKALAEELGVPTLPSATDPAEAGRIGYPLLVKAAAGGGGKGMRVVSAPAELAEAVAAARREAQSGFGDERVFLERYVPRCRHVEIQILGDRHGNLVHLGERECSIQRRHQKILEECPSPRVDAALRRALGEAALALARALAYESAGTVEFLLDDASGRFYFLEVNTRLQVEHPVTEAVTGIDLVREQLRIAAGHPLGFAQDDLRFAGAAIEARLYAESPAADFLPATGTLHAFEPAAAPAVRWDSGVESGSVIGTRFDPMLAKVIAHAPTRAEAAARLALALERTHLAGVTTNRDFLVAALRTPAFGAGDTTTDFIERVDPPRQRVLGEDELARAGAAAALWLQGANRAEAPVLAAAPSGWRNARLPDPWVVLLHEGREHRVSYRALRDGSFRIAGDTPARVHGWSPTAIDVEIGGRRWRGRVTRAGQQLWIQTPHGDVELGIQPRFEPPGASGPSGGLVAPMPGKVAQLLVEVGRSVRAGETLLVLEAMKMEHPIRAPEDGVVRELRVALGEQVENGALLLVIEGAAAADEGST